CGGAAAGTGAAGTTGTGAGGAATCCACTCAATTCCCTTCCATGTTCTTTTGTGCTGACACTGCTGAATGCTCTTCCTTCGAGTATCAGGCATAAAATGCTCAATCATCTGCACCAAATCAGCTGAGCAGAAACCTGAATCCTTGGCAAAAGACTCCACTATCTTTGGCAGAAGGATTTTCTGGTCCTTTCGTATGCTGAAGGTTGATTGAATGTACTCATCTTTTGCAGCTTCCATCTCTTCAAACACTCTCTTGGATGTGTATATACGGACCTAAATCAATAAGAGCAAATGAGAAAGATCCGGGGATAATGCTATGAAATGACAAATCTTGCTTCCATTCTGGTCATGGTTCTATAAAGTCTTAAGGATTTTTATCAAATGCCAGCCAGCTTAGACGGATAGTActttatttatactttaattcctttttttattattatgtttcaAATTCTAATGCCTCTTGATTTTCTTGAATACCAATAGGGAGAAAAATTGGTTTCAACATCAGGTTTGTTAATTCTGAATGaaccaaaagagaaacataTGTTTTCAAGTAAAAGCAGCTTAACAGGGAGACAAATTTGTATAATGAATACTGCAAGATAGAGGTGTACCGCAGGATCAGAATAGCTTCCTGAACAAAGTGCAAAATGTAGAAGAGGTTCACGGTGCTCAATTGCATATGCTTTACGTGCATCTCCAACCTTAAATTTTGTCTTTGAAGAAAACAACAGCCACAGCCACTAGGAGCAAAAGTGAGCCAAATCAGTCCCAATCAAGCAAGAAATGGATAAATTtccaatcataaattaacagaAGCATGTTGAGGCCAACAACTAATATCTACCACATAAACAGGTTCATTTAATGtaaaaagaagtacaaacggGCCTTTTATCTTCTGATATTTGATATGAATTTCAGGAATGGGATTTACTTGTCCTGGACGAGGCAATCGACATCCCAGGATAGAGCCTTGTATCATCTCTACATTTATGGTGTGACCCCCAATATTATATGCAGCCTGCATCAGGCACAAGCTTACTTAAACAACTTgtacaccatttttttttcttcagaaattATCAGTGAAGCACTGCACACCTTGAGTAATAAAGACATTCGCTTAAGATTATTCTGTGGAATTCCATAAACCAAAAACGCCTGTGAGACAATAGACAACAAATGGGTTAATATATGCCCCAgacaaaaaagcaaaacaaaaactgCAACATCAGGCACAGCTATAGGAATTTTACATGCATTACTAGTGCATTGTGAACATTAATCCAAAAGGCTAGCCTCTCCTCATGTTTCATCTTTCTAGGATCAACTTCTTCCAACCGAGAAACAAGCGACCTGCAATGGAATGATTTTCACTTTTTAACCTCATTTCTGTTTGAAAGATAGTTACTATGAAAATTTCCAAACAAAAACCCTTTCTTCCATTTCATGTAGTAGAGGATTCTGTGCGGTGCTCACACAAAGAGGAAACTATTAGAAACCAAGAAGAAATCTAAGGCATCACTTTTTGATATTGCTTGTACATGTCCAGAAAGCATTAACCATCAGAAACTGTAAACATCCTATAAAACACATTAGTAAAAATTTGTAATGACCcaggaaaaagcgctagccacatctgctcAACTTCACCCAATAACTAGGTAATGTGGAACTTAGCATTcataactatctttataaatcacccactctatgtgggctactactcatcttctcaatgtgGGACAGAGGTGTTACAAAATTGTTGCTGACCCATGAACTCAAATCAGCTTAGCGTTACATCAAGATACAACATATTGGTCCAAAGCACCAGGGATATTCCATGATGCTCATTTTGTGCCGATAACAAATTTGTTCACCAAATTCccatttctcttttctgttgttttttcaGCCAAGGTTCTAAGGAAATTTAGAGTGTGAAGACTCACCTAAATCGTCGTAGCATGTAttcaatttctcttaatttctGACTTTCTCTACATATCAATTGCACCTTCACCATGCTGCAGTAAGGTCCACTGAATTCTTTTGACCCTTCAATGTGGAAAGGGTTATCAAAGTTTGAATTGAATGATGAGAATCTCTTGCATTGTGAGCTCCACTTATCACTCTGACCTTGTGAAGAATACTCATATATTGATGATGAAGGGTCATCATGATTTATCAAAGGTGGGTCTGCAAGTTCACAATATATGGCTGAAATGCACTTAATCATCTCCTCAGAAAGCCAGTTTGGTGTCTCTGGAATATGATTGGAGAAAGTGGTCCCGAGATGCTCTGCCAGACTTACGTTGGAAGTTGCAGTCTGAGGTTGCTGAAGAGAAAACATTTGAAGCCACAAATTAGTTACACCTATATTGTCATTCAAGTCAACTATAAGTACCACTGATTAGAGGAATACTATAGGGACAAGTACTAGGAAAATGCTGAGGGCCACTTGAGTGTTATACTAATATTCACAAATAAAGTTACCTCCAGCATTGACAAGGGTAGGGAATGGTATGAGTCTATAGCTTTAGTTAGAAATTTCATAGAAGGAGAAGCTCTAGTTAAACAAGCTGAATGCTGAGAAAGTGATGAGTCACTGCGATGAATACTAGAATCCAGTAGCTTTCGAGTTCCCCAAATATCACTGCATTCCTTCGGTGGATTAGCGTTTGAATTTTGAGGCAGCATAAGATGACTGGAGTGGTTGACTGAATCTTCTTTCTCTGACATAATATCATAACCAGCTACTTCTCCAAAAATGTCTTTGTGCATGACTGAAGTTGATTTCAATCTTCCCTCCGTAGTTGATAGAGACGATATTTGTTGATCAAAATTTTTCCGATACAAAGAAAGAAGATATTGTTCCAAATACACAACTTCTAACTCTAAGACTGCAATTTCCTTAATCAGTTCTTGGGCAGGCTGAAGTCAAGCAAAAGGAATATTAAATGCTTATTAAAAGTAATATTAGCGGAGTTAAATGTGCCAAGTAATAGAAGTGACTCAAGCAATGGAAGGGGACGAGTAATCAAAACTCCTAAACATAAGCATCAAATCTCAagctcagtttttttttttttttgaaattcttatGGGAATATTTTACAAGTGTCAATTTGACAACTAAAAAAGCATTATTTACTTCTGATTAGCAATGTCTATTTCATCTTTCAGCtcattttatctttctttttctaaattCTTTAAGTAACAGAAAGAAGTATAGCACATATGAAGTTCTGCAATTTATCTTTCTGCACATGTCAATTGTAAAGAACGAAACAGAGGAAGTGCATGTAGATTAACAATATTGTGTTTAAGTTATGTAATACGCACCACAAGAAGTACCCATTTGGCAAAGAGAAGTTACCTTGGGGATTAAGTGTCCTATAGCAGCATCATGTGAGAGAGGCCGATGGCTTAATGCCTTCTCTAATACACGACGTACTACAAATTGGTCCTTTAATTGCCTTTGAAGCTGTAGAACCTGCACAAGACAGCAAGTGAAGCTACAGTAAATAACTAATTGGATGTGGATTAATAgaagaacatgtcatgttgatcCTAGGCCTGAACCTCGACGAATTATGCATACCAAGGACCCATGTTTACTTAGCTAATTGTGAAACCAATTCTTTAGGCACAATGCAGGTTAGCCGAAAGTGTGCTACTCACCCCCTTCCATATATTGTATATTTTCCCATGAAATCTCACAATATTGGCTGCAGGAAGCCAAAAGTAAAGTGCAATAACTTATATCTTTTTATAGGACTATATATTTGACAAATATTAAGAAGAAATTAATGGAGTGTTGAATTGATAAACAAATGTCTTATTCAATAACCTAAAGTCCCTTTATCTCCAGAAGCATATTACATAGGCCATAGCATGACAACTCAGCAAAGTTGAGATTTATACCTCTTCCTTCAGAGAGCATTGAATGTCAGTATTAAAGGGTTGCCTCGTCTTCGCTTCAATACAGGCTGTCAGCTCTCCTAATTCCttttgtgaaaaagaaaaataaatagacaaattaaacaaaaaattagacCAAACTTGAAAGTGAGAAGGGAATTTATTCTGATTTCTGAATGAGAGTGCTTATAACTTATACCTAGTGTGACTGCTCTATGTTATCAGAAATAGTTCGTATAAGGTGAATAAAGAACCAGCTACTGCAGCGTACTCATATTTACTTTTTAGGCGCACaataaaattgtactttttggCTTCAAAGCATATGAGAAGGAAACCCCTCACCAAAATGTTAAACATGAAACAGATAATTGAATTTCTTACCATCTCAGCTTGATAAGGAGATTCAAGGATGCTACATAATCTATCTGTCTTTAGTCTTCTTTTAATTGGATCACTGTCAATGTTAAAAGGAAAACGAGTCAGTGACTCATAATGGAATGCAGGAAAAGACTAGCCAGAAGGGTGTATTGGCATTTATTATCTACACTTTCTGAGTAAATATTGCATTTCTATCACCATAACTGGAAAACAAGAATTCTAGCATTTGCATTTCTATCACCATAACTGGAAAACAAGAATTTCCTTGCTAGAGGTTAATTTTTGAAGTTAAAATAAAATCGGTTCAAACTTTTATTCAAGAGCTTTCCTGGACTAGACGAAGCTCAGGTTTCCACTCCTAGCAAAACCCAGTTTAGTTTTCAAGACTTCGTGTATGACCTAATAGGGATTTGCTCCCAAGACATGTATAAACAAAGTGCCACAGAACCCCTGTTTAATACAGCCATTGAGCTTACACAGAAACCATTTTAGCGTGTTTCCCAGTTCAAGAAAACCATAACTCGATATACAGAGGACGCAAGGAACAAACTGATCAATAAAAAACTACCTCTGAGAACGCTTGTGTCTTGAAACCTTTTCTTCCATGAAGTTGAATGGCTTCAAACTAGAATCCCGCCACTTTGTCGCATGCATAGCAGTACCAGAATTGGTTGTCCCCACAGTTAAAAATTCACAGAAAGGACATCACTTGCAGCAAATACAACCATCGGATACTGACAAGTGCCAAACAGAGAAACCAGCAGCATCACAAATACATCCAAAGAGCATTAATTGTACAGCGAAAACCCAGCTTATACGCAACAAAGCATACGCTGATAGAGTGAGACTACTCACGGGGATGtgtttttgaaaagtaaaacaaaatctaGTGGTTCAAAGGCTAAATGGGTTCTTATT
The sequence above is drawn from the Alnus glutinosa chromosome 11, dhAlnGlut1.1, whole genome shotgun sequence genome and encodes:
- the LOC133881692 gene encoding uncharacterized protein LOC133881692, which gives rise to MHATKWRDSSLKPFNFMEEKVSRHKRSQSDPIKRRLKTDRLCSILESPYQAEMELGELTACIEAKTRQPFNTDIQCSLKEEVLQLQRQLKDQFVVRRVLEKALSHRPLSHDAAIGHLIPKPAQELIKEIAVLELEVVYLEQYLLSLYRKNFDQQISSLSTTEGRLKSTSVMHKDIFGEVAGYDIMSEKEDSVNHSSHLMLPQNSNANPPKECSDIWGTRKLLDSSIHRSDSSLSQHSACLTRASPSMKFLTKAIDSYHSLPLSMLEQPQTATSNVSLAEHLGTTFSNHIPETPNWLSEEMIKCISAIYCELADPPLINHDDPSSSIYEYSSQGQSDKWSSQCKRFSSFNSNFDNPFHIEGSKEFSGPYCSMVKVQLICRESQKLREIEYMLRRFRSLVSRLEEVDPRKMKHEERLAFWINVHNALVMHAFLVYGIPQNNLKRMSLLLKAAYNIGGHTINVEMIQGSILGCRLPRPGQWLWLLFSSKTKFKVGDARKAYAIEHREPLLHFALCSGSYSDPAVRIYTSKRVFEEMEAAKDEYIQSTFSIRKDQKILLPKIVESFAKDSGFCSADLVQMIEHFMPDTRRKSIQQCQHKRTWKGIEWIPHNFTFRYMLSKELA